The proteins below are encoded in one region of Bombus vancouverensis nearcticus chromosome 8, iyBomVanc1_principal, whole genome shotgun sequence:
- the LOC117155872 gene encoding uncharacterized protein LOC117155872 produces MACGISFEATATSTVLFLLVLLQAALVWDEVHGAPAKRNDILAGTEFLSVFINGAMATPPQRRRGFRRGGHTSSTGDSATAESHQHEASIYRISRNPGNKQVVPRARNTSGREEVVRFYPISHKTLENRQQNLASLIDELSTTSDISSTRLAPQSSISTTTVTSTTAQEKSPSRTNATSNSTNKAVSRQKVIGVSVTSTVEATPYKVRVEHYDNTDATVVSRPPSSIGISSKDVTKELKNGTTRPPTTRTMSSTTARTLTTTTTTTTTTTSKSPRMTTPSPSSFVTEELSNIVSESNRSEFSVDEGSLSTSWRVQSSVTPRSMNKHTPSFVEHQKEINNNNNNNTNNPSGDMITLPTEENYELPEENAESKEFSEEPMEVQSERYQAQGRKAGRHFDASHYNRPGSKMYSQPSKSYKSPRPYSEPAKLYSESAKGYNEPEKIYGEPAKVYSEPAKVYSEPAKVYSEPAKVYSEPAKVYGEPEKVYSEPSKVYSEPAKVYSEPAKVYSQPAQVYSEPSKLYDSEGQPLSRERGGEPDEQNYEVDESVSVSSNGNVHGPQIMLTEPSNASEVEDGHKVGYVVEGRNYRKYRVEERTPDGFIVGEYGVVSHDDGSLRGVRYTADGTINPRLIYDALMKFLAL; encoded by the coding sequence GTACTGCTGCAGGCGGCACTGGTGTGGGACGAAGTACACGGTGCTCCAGCGAAGAGAAACGACATACTCGCGGGCACGGAATTTCTGTCAGTCTTCATAAACGGCGCCATGGCCACGCCGCCACAGCGACGTAGGGGTTTCAGACGAGGAGGACACACGTCGTCAACAGGAGATAGCGCGACAGCGGAATCGCATCAGCACGAGGCTTCGATTTACCGAATATCGCGAAATCCTGGCAATAAACAAGTCGTCCCGAGAGCGCGCAACACCAGTGGCCGAGAAGAGGTTGTTCGATTTTACCCCATAAGCCACAAAACGTTAGAAAATAGGCAACAAAATCTAGCATCGTTAATCGACGAATTGAGCACCACCAGTGACATATCTTCGACACGGCTGGCTCCTCAAAGTTCAATAAGTACGACGACGGTCACGTCGACGACAGCTCAAGAGAAATCACCATCGAGGACAAACGCAACGAGCAATTCGACGAACAAAGCAGTCAGCCGACAGAAAGTTATAGGTGTCAGTGTGACGTCCACCGTCGAAGCTACGCCGTACAAGGTCAGGGTGGAACATTACGACAATACAGATGCGACAGTCGTGTCTCGACCGCCAAGCTCCATCGGAATTTCGTCTAAAGATGTTACGAAAGAGTTGAAGAATGGCACGACAAGGCCTCCTACAACGAGGACTATGAGCTCCACGACTGCGAGAACATTGACCACGACTACtacaacgacgacgacaaccACTTCTAAATCGCCGAGAATGACGACACCGTCGCCTTCAAGCTTCGTCACTGAGGAACTTAGTAACATCGTATCAGAATCGAACAGGAGCGAATTCTCCGTTGACGAAGGCTCGCTGAGCACCAGTTGGCGAGTTCAAAGTTCGGTTACGCCTAGATCGATGAACAAGCACACTCCTTCTTTCGTTGAACATCAGAAggagataaataataataataacaacaatacgAACAATCCTTCAGGGGACATGATCACCCTGCCAACAGAGGAGAACTACGAGTTGCCGGAAGAGAACGCCGAATCAAAGGAGTTCAGCGAAGAACCAATGGAAGTACAGTCAGAGCGCTACCAGGCCCAAGGTCGAAAGGCAGGCAGACACTTCGACGCTTCCCACTACAATCGTCCAGGCTCCAAGATGTATAGCCAGCCATCGAAGAGCTATAAGTCACCACGGCCGTACAGCGAGCCAGCTAAATTGTACAGCGAATCAGCAAAGGGCTATAACGAACCTGAGAAAATTTATGGAGAACCAGCCAAGGTGTACAGCGAGCCAGCAAAGGTTTATAGTGAACCAGCGAAGGTATATAGTGAACCAGCCAAGGTTTACAGCGAACCTGCAAAAGTCTATGGTGAACCAGAAAAAGTGTACTCGGAGCCATCGAAGGTTTACTCGGAACCAGCTAAAGTTTATTCGGAACCAGCGAAGGTTTATTCGCAACCTGCCCAAGTTTATAGCGAACCTAGCAAACTTTACGACTCAGAAGGTCAACCATTGAGTCGCGAACGTGGCGGAGAGCCAGACGAGcagaattacgaggtggatgAATCCGTTAGTGTGAGTAGCAATGGAAACGTCCATGGACCACAGATTATGCTTACGGAACCTTCGAACGCTTCCGAAGTGGAAGATGGTCACAAAGTGGGTTACGTGGTCGAAGGTAGGAACTACAGGAAATACAGGGTCGAAGAGAGAACTCCGGACGGTTTTATCGTTGGGGAATACGGAGTGGTGAGCCACGATGATGGTTCTTTGAGAGGTGTTCGCTATACTGCGGATGGCACCATCAATCCTCGACTCATATACGATGCACTAATGAAATTCCTCGCTTTATGA